In the Lascolabacillus massiliensis genome, one interval contains:
- a CDS encoding helix-turn-helix domain-containing protein: MDTVINFNSIREYNEFNNNETLHPMVGVVHLEKAAPRQLRRLRYSFYTVFLKKIKCGDLRYGLSNYDYEEGTLIFLAPGQVIGQYGEEFYQPQGIALVFHPDFISGTSLGNKIHEYHFFSYAVNEALHLSEQERKIILDCFSKIEYELHHAIDKHSKQLIISNIELFLNYCTRFYDRQFITRDNSNKGILERFEAKLNKYFFSDKPQNLGLPSVTWCAEELNLSANYFGDLIKKETGISPQEYIQTKVIEVAKKRLLDADKSISEIAYELGFRYPQHFTRLFKQRTGLTPNEYRTVD; this comes from the coding sequence ATGGATACCGTAATAAATTTCAATAGTATTCGGGAATACAACGAGTTTAATAATAATGAGACCTTGCACCCGATGGTCGGCGTAGTTCATCTCGAAAAAGCAGCCCCAAGACAACTCAGACGTTTACGATATTCTTTTTATACTGTTTTTTTAAAGAAAATAAAGTGTGGCGATTTGCGGTATGGATTGAGTAATTATGACTACGAAGAAGGAACATTGATATTTCTTGCTCCCGGCCAGGTTATTGGTCAATATGGGGAAGAATTTTACCAACCGCAAGGAATTGCTTTGGTTTTTCATCCCGACTTCATATCCGGTACTTCCCTCGGAAACAAAATCCACGAATATCATTTTTTCTCGTATGCCGTAAATGAAGCATTACATTTATCGGAACAGGAAAGAAAAATCATTTTAGATTGTTTCTCAAAAATCGAATATGAGTTGCATCACGCCATTGACAAGCACAGTAAACAGCTGATTATCTCAAATATTGAGCTTTTCTTGAATTATTGCACGCGTTTTTACGATCGTCAATTTATTACAAGAGACAATAGTAACAAAGGTATTTTAGAACGATTTGAAGCCAAATTAAATAAATACTTCTTTTCGGATAAACCGCAAAATTTGGGGTTGCCTTCAGTTACCTGGTGCGCGGAGGAACTTAACCTCTCGGCTAATTATTTTGGAGACCTGATCAAAAAGGAAACAGGAATTTCACCTCAGGAGTACATACAGACCAAGGTAATTGAAGTAGCTAAAAAAAGGCTCCTTGATGCCGATAAATCCATAAGTGAGATAGCATATGAACTGGGATTTAGGTACCCGCAGCATTTTACCCGATTGTTTAAACAACGAACCGGCCTAACGCCCAAT
- a CDS encoding alpha/beta hydrolase: protein MIPKKNVVTVIFWTFCFIFLISGCTQKYNDKSNELLIIKEQGSFAVGGSVITSPGEFNPYTRTPEGQTFHGDHAYVFYQIPDKARKLPLVLWHGFGQFSKTWETTPDGRDGFQNIFLKRKFGVYLIDQPRRGNAGRSMAEATILPTTDEQEWFSTFRLGVWPDFFEGVQFDKSDETLNQYFRQMTPNIGAFDVEVITSAVSELFNKIGEGILVTHSQAGGFGWLTAIKNNNIRAIASYEPGSGFLFPEDEVPAPIQSSAGPLSANGVPMGEFMKLTKIPIIIYYGDFIPEQPSDNPGIDGWRARLEMAKLWRDTVNKYGGDVTLIHLPEIGIKGNTHFPFSDLNNVEIADLLSEWLTKKGLDK, encoded by the coding sequence ATGATACCGAAAAAAAACGTCGTAACTGTAATCTTCTGGACGTTCTGTTTTATTTTTCTGATATCGGGATGTACGCAAAAGTACAATGATAAGAGTAATGAATTGCTTATCATAAAAGAACAAGGCAGTTTTGCAGTGGGGGGCAGTGTAATTACTTCTCCGGGAGAATTTAATCCTTACACGAGAACACCTGAGGGACAGACCTTTCATGGTGATCATGCATATGTTTTTTATCAAATTCCGGATAAAGCCCGAAAACTTCCTTTGGTCCTTTGGCATGGATTTGGACAGTTCTCAAAAACCTGGGAAACGACTCCCGACGGACGGGATGGATTTCAAAACATATTTCTCAAACGCAAATTCGGGGTATATCTCATCGATCAGCCACGAAGAGGAAACGCGGGACGCAGTATGGCAGAAGCAACTATCCTACCCACAACTGACGAACAAGAATGGTTTAGCACATTCAGGTTGGGAGTTTGGCCCGATTTTTTCGAAGGTGTGCAGTTTGATAAAAGCGATGAGACACTTAATCAGTATTTCCGTCAGATGACACCCAACATTGGTGCTTTCGATGTGGAAGTAATAACGTCTGCTGTTTCTGAGCTTTTCAATAAAATTGGGGAAGGAATCCTTGTAACCCACTCACAAGCGGGCGGATTCGGGTGGTTAACTGCCATTAAGAACAACAATATAAGAGCCATTGCCTCGTATGAACCGGGAAGTGGTTTCTTATTTCCCGAAGATGAGGTACCCGCTCCAATACAAAGTTCAGCAGGGCCATTATCTGCAAATGGTGTGCCCATGGGTGAATTTATGAAACTTACCAAAATCCCCATCATCATTTATTACGGAGATTTTATTCCTGAACAACCCTCCGATAACCCGGGTATCGACGGCTGGCGTGCACGGCTCGAAATGGCAAAGTTATGGAGAGATACCGTTAATAAATATGGTGGAGATGTAACCCTGATCCATCTGCCTGAAATAGGAATAAAAGGCAATACACATTTCCCGTTTTCGGATTTAAATAATGTGGAAATTGCCGATTTATTGTCTGAATGGTTAACGAAAAAGGGATTGGACAAATAA